From the genome of Anopheles stephensi strain Indian unplaced genomic scaffold, UCI_ANSTEP_V1.0 ucontig292, whole genome shotgun sequence, one region includes:
- the LOC118516434 gene encoding uncharacterized protein K02A2.6-like isoform X2, whose translation MEEEQRRLSQQFETPGTALLQPGYGQPLPPNAPAVEQQGSQASSVHFSPSLSSAPTSLHPPSLAPAASMQHPPSLPGVSQNGEPTMYQIMQLLRQLMTKIEQQPPASLPTNASQQQLPVVHPPSASQQQPLVSEIASQPQQQHRSAPANPEQILDSLARNITEFRFEAEAGLTFEAWYSRYEDLFVSDAARIDDAAKVRMLMRKLGSMEHERYVNYILPRNPRDLTFEATVEKLKAIFGKAESLLTKRYKCMQIVKTKAEDFLAYACRVNRACVDFELNRMGEEQLKCLIFVCGLKEDTDRDFRVKLLSRIEEHAEITLEQLSAECSRLVALKKQNAMIIGEKEERVLAIQNGARRSHHGFRGKGLRSRPIHRDDRSGKPSNPCWFCGALHWVKDCPHTNHKCRECGEVGHLEERCRKQKHRAGRKFYRPTRFAKTVTVCSVRASRKFVEVSINGVGIRLQLDTGSDISVIGRSAWEKVGKPSLVQPTVCAKTASNERLELLGEFRAEVAICNATKPAIIRVAQVDLLLLGADLIDLFALSSVPMDVFCAKVSTTAQIPKELQSRFPEVFRGTGLCTKAQIKLQLKDNCRPVFRPKRPVAYAMQATVEEELDRLVQMNVITPVDYSEWATPIVVVRKSSGAIRICGDYSTGLNDALRPHEYPLPLPDDIFARLAHCKFFSKVDLSDAFLQVEIEERYRPLLTINTHRGLYLYNRLPPGLKVASAAFQQIMDAMLAGLCYTSGYLDDVVVGGRTEEEHDENLNKVLQRIKEFGFTIKAEKCAFKTHQIEYLGHIIDRTGLRPNPKKIDAIVNLPAPSNVNEVRSFLGAINYYGKFVPNMRNLRYPLDNLLKDGNQFVWTKQCGEAFRKFKEILKSDLLLTHYDPTAEIIVAADASSVGLGATISHKFPDGSIKVVQHASRALTKAEEGYSQIDREGLAIIFAVTRFHKMLYGRHFRLQTDHKPLLRIFGSKKGIPVYTANRLQRFALALQLYDFEIEYIPTDKFGNADLLSRLISKHAKPEQEYMIASIELEEAVNHVAIHSLKVFPIHFEEVAAATKKDPLLREVYRYVQSGWPGKVSYGAELAQFHNRREALTTVGDCILFGERIVIPAALQQRCLRQLHQGHPGIQRMKAIARSFVYWPSLDSDIADRVASCEACQAAAKSPPSQIPSCWPKPPGPWHRVHIDYAGPVEGAYFLIAVDAYSKWPEIIKTASITSFATISILRGIFARFGPPVTLVSDNVQRPGRAICGYLQAITEENTGEERVP comes from the exons ATGGAGGAAGAGCAGCGCCGTCTCTCGCAGCAGTTCGAAACCCCGGGTACTGCGTTACTACAACCCGGATACGGCCAACCGCTCCCGCCAAACGCTCCAGCGGTCGAGCAGCAGGGATCTCAAGCGTCCTCGGTACATTTTTCGCCATCGCTATCATCAGCGCCCACAAGCCTTCATCCGCCATCGCTCGCTCCAGCCGCTTCGATGCAGCACCCGCCATCGCTACCAGGCGTGTCACAAAACGGTGAGCCAACAATGTATCAAATAATGCAGCTTCTACGCCAATTAATGACAAAAATTGAGCAACAGCCGCCAGCATCACTGCCCACAAAcgcatcgcagcagcagctaccagTAGTGCATCCGCCAAGTGCatcacagcagcaaccactaGTATCGGAAATCGCGTcgcaaccgcagcagcagcatcggtcaGCTCCAGCCAATCCGGAGCAAATCCTGGACTCGCTGGCGAGAAACATCACCGAATTCCGCTTCGAGGCTGAAGCCGGTCTAACGTTCGAGGCGTGGTACTCGCGCTACGAGGATCTGTTCGTCAGTGATGCAGCCAGGATTGACGATGCGGCCAAGGTACGAATGCTCATGCGGAAGCTAGGATCAATGGAGCATGAGAGGTACGTGAATTACATTTTACCCCGTAATCCCCGCGATTTAACATTTGAGGCTACCGTGGAAAAATTGAAGGCCATTTTCGGCAAGGCAGAATCCCTTTTAACTAAACGCTacaaatgcatgcaaatcGTCAAAACGAAAGCTGAGGATTTTTTGGCCTACGCATGTCGAGTCAATCGGGCATGTGTTGATTTTGAGCTGAACCGCATGGGTGAAGAACAGCTcaagtgtctgatttttgtATGTGGGCTGAAAGAAGACACGGATAGAGATTTTCGGGTAAAGCTGCTCTCGCGTATCGAGGAACATGCTGAAATCACCCTCGAGCAATTATCGGCGGAGTGTAGTCGTCTGGTGGCattaaagaagcaaaatgcGATGATCATTGGAGAAAAAGAGGAGCGAGTGTTGGCAATTCAAAATGGCGCGCGCCGTAGCCATCATGGGTTTCGCGGCAAAGGATTGCGCTCGCGTCCCATACATCGTGATGACCGGTCGGGAAAACCAAGTAACCCTTGTTGGTTCTGTGGAGCTTTGCATTGGGTGAAGGATTGTCCGCATACTAACCATAAGTGTCGTGAATGCGGTGAAGTTGGTCATCTGGAGGAACGCTGCCGCAAGCAGAAGCATCGGGCTGGCCGAAAGTTTTATCGCCCAACGCGATTTGCTAAAACCGTCACGGTGTGCAGCGTACGGGCTAGTCGCAAGTTTGTGGAAGTTTCCATCAATGGAGTTGGCATCCGGTTGCAGCTAGATACGGGTTCAGATATATCGGTCATAGGTCGTTCAGCGTGGGAGAAAGTAGGGAAGCCGTCATTGGTGCAGCCTACCGTTTGCGCAAAGACTGCCTCTAATGAGAGGCTGGAGCTACTTGGCGAGTTTAGAGCAGAGGTTGCCATTTGTAATGCTACCAAGCCGGCGATCATCCGTGTGGCTCAAGTCGATTTATTGTTACTGGGAGCAGACTTGATTGACCTTTTTGCTCTTAGCTCCGTTCCAATGGATGTGTTTTGCGCCAAAGTTTCGACGACCGCACAGATTCCCAAGGAATTGCAGAGCCGTTTTCCGGAAGTTTTTCGTGGCACAGGGCTTTGCACGAAAGCGCAGATCAAGCTGCAGCTTAAGGATAATTGCCGTCCGGTGTTCCGCCCGAAGCGACCGGTTGCATACGCAATGCAGGCTACAGTAGAGGAAGAGCTCGATCGCCTGGTCCAGATGAATGTGATCACACCTGTTGATTACTCGGAATGGGCGACACCAATAGTCGTCGTACGCAAAAGCAGTGGAGCTATTCGAATCTGCGGCGATTATTCGACGGGGTTGAACGATGCGTTGCGTCCGCATGAATATCCGTTACCGCTCCCCGATGATATTTTTGCAAGATTGGCCCATTGCAAATTTTTTAGCAAAGTGGATTTGTCAGACGCATTTTTGCAAGTTGAGATTGAAGAGCGTTACAGGCCCCTTTTAACGATCAACACGCATCGAGGTCTTTACCTTTACAATCGTCTGCCTCCTGGATTAAAGGTTGCGTCAGCCGCGTTCCAGCAGATAATGGATGCGATGCTCGCCGGATTGTGTTACACTTCTGGCTATCTGGACGACGTTGTTGTCGGGGGAAGAACTGAAGAAGAGCACGATGAAAATCTCAACAAGGTGCTTCAGCGTATTAAAGAATTTGGGTTTACTATCAAAGCTGAGAAGTGTGCTTTTAAGACGCATCAGATAGAGTACCTCGGGCACATAATTGATCGTACTGGCCTTAGACCAAATCCAAAGAAAATTGATGCTATTGTAAACCTACCAGCTCCATCAAATGTGAATGAAGTCCGCTCGTTTTTGGGTGCCATTAATTACTATGGAAAATTTGTGCCTAACATGCGGAATTTGAGATACCCCCTGGATAACTTGTTGAAAGATGGCAATCAGTTTGTATGGACGAAGCAGTGCGGAGAGGCCTTCAGAAAGTTCAAGGAAATATTAAAGTCTGATCTGCTTCTGACACATTATGACCCTACGGCTGAAATCATAGTAGCCGCAGACGCCTCATCGGTTGGGCTCGGAGCCACCATTAGCCACAAGTTTCCGGATGGATCAATAAAGGTGGTGCAGCACGCGTCACGGGCTCTAACGAAAGCAGAAGAGGGGTACAGCCAGATTGACCGCGAAGGACTGGCTATCATCTTTGCAGTAACCCGATTCCACAAGATGCTTTATGGCAGGCATTTCCGCCTCCAAACCGACCACAAGCCATTGCTGCGCATCTTTGGATCAAAAAAGGGAATTCCTGTGTATACTGCCAACCGGCTGCAGCGGTTCGCTCTAGCGCTGCAGCTATACGACTTCGAAATCGAGTACATACCCACGGATAAATTCGGCAATGCAGACCTGCTGTCGCGGCTCATCAGCAAGCACGCGAAACCGGAGCAGGAGTACATGATCGCGAGTATTGAGCTTGAGGAGGCTGTAAATCACGTAGCCATACATTCGCTAAAAGTCTTTCCGATTCATTTTGAAGAGGTTGCAGCAGCTACGAAAAAGGACCCTCTACTGCGCGAAGTGTACCGCTACGTCCAATCGGGTTGGCCAGGCAAGGTCAGTTATGGTGCGGAATTGGCCCAATTCCACAACAGAAGGGAAGCACTGACGACCGTTGGCGACTGTATCCTCTTCGGAGAGAGGATTGTGATTCCCGCAGCTTTGCAGCAGAGATGCCTTAGACAGCTTCATCAAGGGCATCCGGGCATCCAGCGAATGAAGGCGATTGCACGCAGTTTCGTGTATTGGCCATCATTGGACAGCGACATCGCCGATCGAGTTGCTTCATGCGAAGCATGCCAGGCTGCGGCGAAATCACCACCATCCCAGATACCATCATGTTGGCCGAAGCCACCTGGGCCTTGGCACCGCGTACACATCGATTACGCTGGACCTGTGGAGGGAGCCTATTTCCTGATTGCGGTAGATGCCTACTCCAAGTGGCCGGAAATCATTAAAACTGCAAGTATTACCTCATTCGCTACAATATCTATTTTGCGAGGAATATTTGCCAGATTTGGACCGCCAGTTACATTGGTCAGCGACAACG TCCAACGGCCAGGCAGAGCGATTTGTGGATACCTTCAAGCGATCACTGAAGAAAATACGGGCGAGGAACGTGTCCCTTGA
- the LOC118516434 gene encoding uncharacterized protein K02A2.6-like isoform X1, whose protein sequence is MEEEQRRLSQQFETPGTALLQPGYGQPLPPNAPAVEQQGSQASSVHFSPSLSSAPTSLHPPSLAPAASMQHPPSLPGVSQNGEPTMYQIMQLLRQLMTKIEQQPPASLPTNASQQQLPVVHPPSASQQQPLVSEIASQPQQQHRSAPANPEQILDSLARNITEFRFEAEAGLTFEAWYSRYEDLFVSDAARIDDAAKVRMLMRKLGSMEHERYVNYILPRNPRDLTFEATVEKLKAIFGKAESLLTKRYKCMQIVKTKAEDFLAYACRVNRACVDFELNRMGEEQLKCLIFVCGLKEDTDRDFRVKLLSRIEEHAEITLEQLSAECSRLVALKKQNAMIIGEKEERVLAIQNGARRSHHGFRGKGLRSRPIHRDDRSGKPSNPCWFCGALHWVKDCPHTNHKCRECGEVGHLEERCRKQKHRAGRKFYRPTRFAKTVTVCSVRASRKFVEVSINGVGIRLQLDTGSDISVIGRSAWEKVGKPSLVQPTVCAKTASNERLELLGEFRAEVAICNATKPAIIRVAQVDLLLLGADLIDLFALSSVPMDVFCAKVSTTAQIPKELQSRFPEVFRGTGLCTKAQIKLQLKDNCRPVFRPKRPVAYAMQATVEEELDRLVQMNVITPVDYSEWATPIVVVRKSSGAIRICGDYSTGLNDALRPHEYPLPLPDDIFARLAHCKFFSKVDLSDAFLQVEIEERYRPLLTINTHRGLYLYNRLPPGLKVASAAFQQIMDAMLAGLCYTSGYLDDVVVGGRTEEEHDENLNKVLQRIKEFGFTIKAEKCAFKTHQIEYLGHIIDRTGLRPNPKKIDAIVNLPAPSNVNEVRSFLGAINYYGKFVPNMRNLRYPLDNLLKDGNQFVWTKQCGEAFRKFKEILKSDLLLTHYDPTAEIIVAADASSVGLGATISHKFPDGSIKVVQHASRALTKAEEGYSQIDREGLAIIFAVTRFHKMLYGRHFRLQTDHKPLLRIFGSKKGIPVYTANRLQRFALALQLYDFEIEYIPTDKFGNADLLSRLISKHAKPEQEYMIASIELEEAVNHVAIHSLKVFPIHFEEVAAATKKDPLLREVYRYVQSGWPGKVSYGAELAQFHNRREALTTVGDCILFGERIVIPAALQQRCLRQLHQGHPGIQRMKAIARSFVYWPSLDSDIADRVASCEACQAAAKSPPSQIPSCWPKPPGPWHRVHIDYAGPVEGAYFLIAVDAYSKWPEIIKTSNGQAERFVDTFKRSLKKIRARNVSLEEALDLFLLTYRSTPNPALDQRTPAEVMFGRTTRTIHHLLRPPAASESTAKDDFREYQPGDLVYAKVYRANSWNWIAGRIARRIGNVMYEVVSHDQRRLRRHVNQLRRRVASSSERNEMDQHQFPLSLLLDEMSLTSRQQSPSASLPTEPASSSAAPALTGVQRAPASSPASSVQPEVQRAASSSGSSNTQQTQLPRRSSRTRRLPRRFSAYRLN, encoded by the exons ATGGAGGAAGAGCAGCGCCGTCTCTCGCAGCAGTTCGAAACCCCGGGTACTGCGTTACTACAACCCGGATACGGCCAACCGCTCCCGCCAAACGCTCCAGCGGTCGAGCAGCAGGGATCTCAAGCGTCCTCGGTACATTTTTCGCCATCGCTATCATCAGCGCCCACAAGCCTTCATCCGCCATCGCTCGCTCCAGCCGCTTCGATGCAGCACCCGCCATCGCTACCAGGCGTGTCACAAAACGGTGAGCCAACAATGTATCAAATAATGCAGCTTCTACGCCAATTAATGACAAAAATTGAGCAACAGCCGCCAGCATCACTGCCCACAAAcgcatcgcagcagcagctaccagTAGTGCATCCGCCAAGTGCatcacagcagcaaccactaGTATCGGAAATCGCGTcgcaaccgcagcagcagcatcggtcaGCTCCAGCCAATCCGGAGCAAATCCTGGACTCGCTGGCGAGAAACATCACCGAATTCCGCTTCGAGGCTGAAGCCGGTCTAACGTTCGAGGCGTGGTACTCGCGCTACGAGGATCTGTTCGTCAGTGATGCAGCCAGGATTGACGATGCGGCCAAGGTACGAATGCTCATGCGGAAGCTAGGATCAATGGAGCATGAGAGGTACGTGAATTACATTTTACCCCGTAATCCCCGCGATTTAACATTTGAGGCTACCGTGGAAAAATTGAAGGCCATTTTCGGCAAGGCAGAATCCCTTTTAACTAAACGCTacaaatgcatgcaaatcGTCAAAACGAAAGCTGAGGATTTTTTGGCCTACGCATGTCGAGTCAATCGGGCATGTGTTGATTTTGAGCTGAACCGCATGGGTGAAGAACAGCTcaagtgtctgatttttgtATGTGGGCTGAAAGAAGACACGGATAGAGATTTTCGGGTAAAGCTGCTCTCGCGTATCGAGGAACATGCTGAAATCACCCTCGAGCAATTATCGGCGGAGTGTAGTCGTCTGGTGGCattaaagaagcaaaatgcGATGATCATTGGAGAAAAAGAGGAGCGAGTGTTGGCAATTCAAAATGGCGCGCGCCGTAGCCATCATGGGTTTCGCGGCAAAGGATTGCGCTCGCGTCCCATACATCGTGATGACCGGTCGGGAAAACCAAGTAACCCTTGTTGGTTCTGTGGAGCTTTGCATTGGGTGAAGGATTGTCCGCATACTAACCATAAGTGTCGTGAATGCGGTGAAGTTGGTCATCTGGAGGAACGCTGCCGCAAGCAGAAGCATCGGGCTGGCCGAAAGTTTTATCGCCCAACGCGATTTGCTAAAACCGTCACGGTGTGCAGCGTACGGGCTAGTCGCAAGTTTGTGGAAGTTTCCATCAATGGAGTTGGCATCCGGTTGCAGCTAGATACGGGTTCAGATATATCGGTCATAGGTCGTTCAGCGTGGGAGAAAGTAGGGAAGCCGTCATTGGTGCAGCCTACCGTTTGCGCAAAGACTGCCTCTAATGAGAGGCTGGAGCTACTTGGCGAGTTTAGAGCAGAGGTTGCCATTTGTAATGCTACCAAGCCGGCGATCATCCGTGTGGCTCAAGTCGATTTATTGTTACTGGGAGCAGACTTGATTGACCTTTTTGCTCTTAGCTCCGTTCCAATGGATGTGTTTTGCGCCAAAGTTTCGACGACCGCACAGATTCCCAAGGAATTGCAGAGCCGTTTTCCGGAAGTTTTTCGTGGCACAGGGCTTTGCACGAAAGCGCAGATCAAGCTGCAGCTTAAGGATAATTGCCGTCCGGTGTTCCGCCCGAAGCGACCGGTTGCATACGCAATGCAGGCTACAGTAGAGGAAGAGCTCGATCGCCTGGTCCAGATGAATGTGATCACACCTGTTGATTACTCGGAATGGGCGACACCAATAGTCGTCGTACGCAAAAGCAGTGGAGCTATTCGAATCTGCGGCGATTATTCGACGGGGTTGAACGATGCGTTGCGTCCGCATGAATATCCGTTACCGCTCCCCGATGATATTTTTGCAAGATTGGCCCATTGCAAATTTTTTAGCAAAGTGGATTTGTCAGACGCATTTTTGCAAGTTGAGATTGAAGAGCGTTACAGGCCCCTTTTAACGATCAACACGCATCGAGGTCTTTACCTTTACAATCGTCTGCCTCCTGGATTAAAGGTTGCGTCAGCCGCGTTCCAGCAGATAATGGATGCGATGCTCGCCGGATTGTGTTACACTTCTGGCTATCTGGACGACGTTGTTGTCGGGGGAAGAACTGAAGAAGAGCACGATGAAAATCTCAACAAGGTGCTTCAGCGTATTAAAGAATTTGGGTTTACTATCAAAGCTGAGAAGTGTGCTTTTAAGACGCATCAGATAGAGTACCTCGGGCACATAATTGATCGTACTGGCCTTAGACCAAATCCAAAGAAAATTGATGCTATTGTAAACCTACCAGCTCCATCAAATGTGAATGAAGTCCGCTCGTTTTTGGGTGCCATTAATTACTATGGAAAATTTGTGCCTAACATGCGGAATTTGAGATACCCCCTGGATAACTTGTTGAAAGATGGCAATCAGTTTGTATGGACGAAGCAGTGCGGAGAGGCCTTCAGAAAGTTCAAGGAAATATTAAAGTCTGATCTGCTTCTGACACATTATGACCCTACGGCTGAAATCATAGTAGCCGCAGACGCCTCATCGGTTGGGCTCGGAGCCACCATTAGCCACAAGTTTCCGGATGGATCAATAAAGGTGGTGCAGCACGCGTCACGGGCTCTAACGAAAGCAGAAGAGGGGTACAGCCAGATTGACCGCGAAGGACTGGCTATCATCTTTGCAGTAACCCGATTCCACAAGATGCTTTATGGCAGGCATTTCCGCCTCCAAACCGACCACAAGCCATTGCTGCGCATCTTTGGATCAAAAAAGGGAATTCCTGTGTATACTGCCAACCGGCTGCAGCGGTTCGCTCTAGCGCTGCAGCTATACGACTTCGAAATCGAGTACATACCCACGGATAAATTCGGCAATGCAGACCTGCTGTCGCGGCTCATCAGCAAGCACGCGAAACCGGAGCAGGAGTACATGATCGCGAGTATTGAGCTTGAGGAGGCTGTAAATCACGTAGCCATACATTCGCTAAAAGTCTTTCCGATTCATTTTGAAGAGGTTGCAGCAGCTACGAAAAAGGACCCTCTACTGCGCGAAGTGTACCGCTACGTCCAATCGGGTTGGCCAGGCAAGGTCAGTTATGGTGCGGAATTGGCCCAATTCCACAACAGAAGGGAAGCACTGACGACCGTTGGCGACTGTATCCTCTTCGGAGAGAGGATTGTGATTCCCGCAGCTTTGCAGCAGAGATGCCTTAGACAGCTTCATCAAGGGCATCCGGGCATCCAGCGAATGAAGGCGATTGCACGCAGTTTCGTGTATTGGCCATCATTGGACAGCGACATCGCCGATCGAGTTGCTTCATGCGAAGCATGCCAGGCTGCGGCGAAATCACCACCATCCCAGATACCATCATGTTGGCCGAAGCCACCTGGGCCTTGGCACCGCGTACACATCGATTACGCTGGACCTGTGGAGGGAGCCTATTTCCTGATTGCGGTAGATGCCTACTCCAAGTGGCCGGAAATCATTAAAACT TCCAACGGCCAGGCAGAGCGATTTGTGGATACCTTCAAGCGATCACTGAAGAAAATACGGGCGAGGAACGTGTCCCTTGAAGAGGCCCTGGACTTGTTTCTTCTCACGTATCGCTCAACACCAAATCCTGCTTTGGACCAGCGCACACCAGCCGAAGTGATGTTTGGAAGAACGACCAGGACAATTCATCATCTATTGCGCCCTCCTGCAGCATCGGAGTCTACAGCGAAGGATGACTTTCGTGAATACCAGCCTGGTGATTTAGTGTATGCCAAGGTGTATCGGGCAAACTCTTGGAATTGGATAGCAGGGAGGATTGCTCGCAGAATTGGCAACGTCATGTACGAGGTTGTGTCGCACGACCAGAGAAGACTTCGGCGTCATGTGAATCAGCTCCGCCGCCGTGTCGCTAGCTCATCAGAACGGAACGAGATGGATCAGCACCAATTTCCCCTTAGTTTACTTTTAGATGAGATGAGTTTGACGTCTCGTCAGCAGTCGCCGTCCGCTTCGCTGCCAACGGAGCCAGCCTCATCTTCGGCAGCACCGGCGCTGACAGGGGTTCAGCGAGCACCGGCATCATCGCCAGCATCATCCGTGCAACCGGAGGTACAACGAGCGGCTTCGTctagtggcagcagcaacacccagCAGACACAGCTACCACGACGATCTTCTAGGACTAGAAGACTGCCTCGTAGGTTCAGCGCGTATCGGCTGAATTAA